GAACGCTCCGTGATGGCGAGTGTTTCCTGCACATTGTGGTCGGTGATCAGGATGCCGATGTTCCGGTTTTTAAGTTGGGCGACAATTCGCTGGATATCTTCCACGGCAACCGGGTCTACCCCGGCAAAGGGCTCATCCAGCAGGATAAATTTGGGGTCGGTAGCCAGAGCACGGGCAATTTCGGTCCGTCGGCGCTCCCCCCCGGAGAGCAGGTCCCCCCGGTTTTTACGGATGTGGCCGATCCCGAATTCCTCGAGCAGGCTTTCCATCCGCATGTGCTGTTCCTTTTTGCTGAGGTCCGTGAGCTGCAGGACGCTCAGGATATTTTTTTCGACGCTGAGCTTCCGGAATACCGAAGCCTCCTGTGCCAGGTAGCCGATCCCGTACTGGGCCCGCTTGTACATCGGGAATTTCGTGATTTCCGTCTGGTCCAGGAATATGCGCCCCCCATTGGGTTTGATCAGCCCCACGATCATATAAAAGGACGTTGTTTTGCCTGCACCGTTCGGGCCGAGGAGCCCGACGATTTCACCCTGGTTGACTTCCAGGGAAATCCCTTTAACGACCTGGCGGCCGCGATAGGATTTCATGATATTTTCGGCTCGGAGTTTCATGGGACGTGGGCCAAACTTACAGTTTTTCGGGTGGGGTCGGTGCCATTTTCGGATTTTTTTAACCCTTGTTTTCCAGGACTTCCCAGAATTCTACCGCCCGCCTCAGGTGGGGGATGGTGATGGTGCCGCCCACCAGGGTGGCGATGCCCAGGGTTTCCATGACTTCCTGCTTGGTGGCCTGGTGTTTGTACAGGGTTTGCAGGTGGTACCGGACGCAGTCGTCGCACCGCAGGACCGTCGAGGCCACCAGGCCCAGGAGTTCCTTGGTCTTCACGTCCAGGGCGCCCGGGGCGTAGGCGTTCGTGTCCAGGTTAAACATCCGCTTCATCAGCCGGCTGTCGCTGTTGAGCAGTTTTTCGTTCATCCGTTCCCGGTAGGCGTTGAATTCATCGACTTGATCTGGCATTCTTCTGGGCTTTTGCCTGCCGTTTGAGCACGACAGAGGAGATGTAAATACTGATTTGATACAGGATCAGGACGGGCACGGCCACTATGATCTGACTGGCCACGTCCGGCGGGGTGATCACCGCGGAGAGGACCAGTACAATCACCAGGGCAATCTTCCGGTACTTCCGGAGGATCTCCGGGGTAACCAATCCCACCCGGGTGAGGAAAAAGATGATGATGGGCAGTTCAAACATGATTCCGCAGGCAATGACCGCTGCCCGCACCGTGGAGATGAAAGAGCTGATATCGATTTCATTCAGCACTTCCTCACTGACCTGATAGGTGCCCAAAAAATTGATGGACAGGGGGGCTACCACGTAATAGCCAAAGAGGACCCCCATAAAGAACAATGCCGAGGCTATCAGGATAAAGCCCCGGGAGTGCTTGCGCTCTTTTTCATAGAGCCCCGGGCTGATGAACTTCCAGATCTCGTAGAGCACGTAGGGGAAGCCCACGATAAATCCGGCCCATATGGAAGTCCAGATATGCGCGGAGAATTGTCCGGCCATCGTCCGGTTCTGGATGGTAAATGGCAGGGAATCTGCACAGAAGGCGGAATCGAAGCCCAGGCTCGTGGCGATATCGCAAAAGAGCCGGTACGTCGGGAAACTCATCTTTTTGGGCCCGAAGATGATCGTGTCGAAAATAAAGTCCTTCATCAGGAATGCCCCCACACCGAGGATCACGATGGCCAGTGTAGACCGGATCAGGTGCCAGCGCAGCTCTTCCAGGTGGTCCAGAAAGGACATTTCATTGGGGTCCTTGCGTTCTTTCTTTGCCATTAAAGTATGCCCTCCTTGATTAGGTTGTGGATATGGACCACCCCGATGTACCTGCCGTCCCGGGTGGCCAGCAATTGTGAAATGTCATTTTCCTCCATCATTTGCAGCGCTTTGACAGCCAGGACCTCGGAATCGACCGTTTTGGGCCCGGTGGTCATGATATCCCGGGCGCGCAGTCCGGCAATATTGTCGTGTTTGTTGAGCATCCTCCGGATGTCCCCGTCCGTGATAATCCCGGCAACCCGGTCCCCGTCCATCACGGCCGTGACCCCGAGCATTTTCTCGGAAATCTCCACGATGGCATCCTTGACCGGTGTATCCCCGGATACCTGCGGCACCTGGTTTTGCGCGGCGATGTCCCCCACGCGCAGGTAGAGTTTTTTCCCCAGGGTCCCTCCGGGGTGGTAGCGTGCAAAATCCCGGCTGCTGAACCCTCTGAGTTCGAGCAGGCAGATAGCCAGGGCGTCGCCCAGCACCAATTGGGCTGTTGTGCTGGTAGTCGGGGCCAGGTTGTTTGGGCAGGCCTCTTTTTCTACATAGGTGTTCAGGCAGTAGTCGGCGCGCCGGCCCAGGAAGGAATCCGGGCTGCCCGTCATCCCGATCAGCGGGTTGCCACCCTGTTTGATCAACGGGACGAGCAATTTGATTTCCGGGGTATTGCCGCTCTTTGAAATGCAGATGACCACGTCGTTTTGCTGGATGGTGCCCAGGTCTCCGTGAATGGCGTCCGCTGCGTGCATGTAGATGGCCGGGGTACCGGTGGAATTCAGGGTCGCCACAATTTTGGAGGCGATAATGGCGCTTTTGCCAATACCGGTGATCACCACGCGGCCGTCAGCTTCGAGAATGCACGAAACCGCCCGGGAGAAATCCTCCGTAAGCAGGGTGGCAAGGTGGTGGATGGCATCGCCTTCCAGGGCGATTGTTTGACGCGCTATTTCGAGTATAGCCTTACTGTCCTTCAAGGTTTTGCATTAATTAACACTAGCGGTTTCCAATCCTTAAAATGTATACAAAAGAGGGATTGTTTTTAAAAGAATGTGCTATATTTAAGAAAACAAAATTACATAAACTTATTAGAAACAAATTCAATTCCCCCGCATTTCACATTCGGCACATTATTTGCCGAGACCACCCTGTATCATCCAATGGATACGGCATACCCGGGGCCCCGGGATTGTGATGTTTGCAGAAAGAGCATGAAGCATGATTTTGAATGAGACCGACCTGAAAGCGTCCCTGAAGAAATACTTTGGGTTTTCGCAGTTTAAGGGACTTCAGGAAGACGTAATTAAAAATATTGTCCAGGGCAGAGACACCTTCGTCATAATGCCTACGGGAGGAGGGAAGTCGCTGTGTTACCAGTTGCCGGCCCTGATCGGCGAAGGCACGGCCATAGTGGTATCCCCACTGATTGCCCTGATGAAAAACCAGGTGGACGCCATCCGGGGCGTCTCGGACAACGACGGGGTGGCCCACGTGCTGAATTCCTCCCTGACCAAGGGTGAGGTCAAAGCCGTGAAGGAGGATATTACCTCCGGGGTCACCAAATTGTTGTACGTGGCCCCCGAATCGCTGACCAAGGAGGAATACGTGGACTTCCTGCAGGGGGTAACCCTTTCCTTTGTCGCTATAGACGAAGCCCATTGCATCTCGGAATGGGGGCACGATTTCCGTCCAGAATACCGGAATCTGCGATCCATTATCGACCGCCTCGGAGACGACATCCCGATTATCGCCCTGACGGCGACGGCAACCCCCAAGGTACAGGAAGACATCCTCAAGAATCTGGGTATCCCGGAAGCTGAAGTATTCAAGGCTTCCTTCAACCGCCCGAACCTGTACTACGAGGTACAGCCCAAAACCAAGAACGTGGATGCGGACATTATCCGGTTTGTGAAGAAAAACGCCGGGAAATCGGGTATTATATACTGCCTGAGCCGCAAGCGGGTGGAGGAACTCGCCCAGGTGCTGCAGGTAAACGGGGTCAGCGCGGTGCCGTACCATGCCGGTTTTGACGCCAAGACCCGCTCCCGGTACCAGGATATGTTCCTGATGGAGGAGGTGGATGTGGTCGTGGCTACCATCGCCTTCGGCATGGGGATCGACAAGCCGGATGTGCGCTATGTGATTCACCACGACATTCCCAAGAGCATTGAGAGCTACTACCAGGAAACCGGCCGGGCCGGCCGGGACGGGGGCGAAGGCCACTGCCTGGCTTTCTACAGCTACAAGGACGTGGAGAAACTCGAAAAATTCATGGCCGGCAAGCCCGTGGCCGAACAGGAAATCGGCAACGCCCTGTTGCAGGAGATCGTCGCCTACGCGGAAACATCTGTTTCCCGCCGGAAATTCATCCTCCACTATTTCGGGGAGGAATTCGACGAGGTCAACGGCGAAGGGGCGGATATGGACGACAACGTCCGGAACCCCAAGGAAAAGGTGGAAGCCCGGGACGACGTGGTAAAAATCATCCGGGCCGTCAAGGAAACAAATGAAAAATTCAAGGCCAAGGAAATCGTCAAGACGCTTACCGGGTCGTCCAACGCCCTGATCGCAGCCCATAAGACGGCCGGCAAAGAGGTTTTCGGCTCCGGGGCGGACAAGGACAAACACTATTGGATGGCCCTGGTCCGGCAAATCCTGGTAGCCGGCTTGTTAAAGAAGGAAATTGAACAATACGGCATCCTGCACGTTACCCCGTCCGGTGAGGAATTCCTGAAAAACCCGACATCCTTTATGATGACCCGTGACCACCGGTACAGCGAGGCCCAGGAAAGCCCTTCCGGCGGCACAGTCCGGCCGCGTTCCGGCACGGGGGACGATACGCTGCTCAAGCTGCTGCGGGACCTCAGGCGCAAAGAAGCTGCCAAGTTGGAAGTGCCGCCCTTTGTGATTTTCCAGGACCCTTCCCTGGAGGATATGGCTTTGAAATACCCCGTCAGCCATGAGGAACTCGTGAACATACACGGAGTGGGGGAAGGCAAGGCCCGCAAATACGGCAAACCGTTCCTCGGGTTGATTTCACAATACGTGGAGGAACACAATATCACGAGACCGGAGGACCTGGTGGTAAAAAGCACGGGTGCAAATTCGGCCCTCAAGCTCTATATTATCCAGAATGTAGACCGGAAACTGCCGCTGGACGACATCGCAGCGGCCAAGGGCCTGGAATTGCCGGAGCTCGTCCGGGAGATGGAACAAATTGTCTTCAGCGGTACCCGGTTGAACCTGGGCTACTACATCGACGATATCCTGGACGAAGACCAACAGGAAGAAATCCACGATTATTTTCTGGAGGCGGAGTCGGACGATATCGAGGAAGCCCTGAAAGAATTTGACGGGGAATACGAGGATGAGGAACTCCGGCTCTACCGCCTAAAATTCATGAGCGAAGTCGCAAACTGACCCAAAGCTGCACAACCTGTTTTATTGAAGGATTCCCGGTGGCGGGTGTGCGCCCTGCGCCTAGGGGGCCAGGAACCTGAAGGGCTCCCACGGCAGATTCCGCAACACGGTAAATAAGAGTACCAGCGCCAGCACCACCCAGGGGGCCCGGGGATGGTCCAGCGGGCTGTTGGGGAACCGTTTTCCGAAATTTCGCACCACGCGTTCCGTGCCGTGCCAGCCGAGAAGCAATACGGCCGGGGGGAACAGCAGGTTATGGCCAAATGCCCCGCCCAGATCCAGGCGGGTGAGGTCGTGCAGTGCGCGCTGGCTGCCGCAGCCCGTACACAACAGGCCGGTGAGCTGGTGGAAGGGACAGGCCGGAAAGGACCCGCCTTCCGGGTCCATATGGTAGTAAACCAGCAGTAGGAATACTCCGGCGGCTACCCCTCCAAGGGCATACCACGTTATTTTGCGATCAGTAGCGGGCATTTTCCATGATCCCGGCAAAGATGCTGAAGCCGAAGATGGCCAGGTAGATGATTACTCCGATTCCCCCTACCACCAGGCCTACAATCCCCCAGGTACGTGCGCTCCGGGAATACTGTTCCGCCAGGGGATAATCGCCCCGGGCATAGGTCTCGTTTACCCGAGCGGCATATATGATGCTCACGATGCCCGCCGGGAGGCAGCAGCAGACCGTGCAGATAATGGCCAGGGCCAGGTAATTGCTCGGTTTTGGGGGTTGGTTTTCCATTTCGTTCATGCTGGTGGTTGTTTTAATAGGTTATCGTACTCGGCCGGGGGGATATGGCAGTGGCGGACGGTCGGTACCGTCCACCGGGGGTTATTCCTCAAACCCCCACTGTTCCATCATTTCGCGGGATTGTTCCATCATGGCATCCCATCCTCCCAGTTGCTGGATGCGGAACAGCATAAAACCAAAATAAAGCACACCGAGGACAATGGCGATTATGGCGAGTATCCGGGCGGTTTTCCACTGGTTGTAATTTGTGTAGACCTCCGGGGACTCCAGGTACTTCTTGTAGTCCGACCGAAGCAGCAGGTAGGCGATTACACCCAGGAGGATTGCCGGAAGCCCCCAGATGCAGCAACAGACATAGCCCAGGATGGATAATACAATGGCCAGGGTTACATTCGGTAATTTTCTTTGTTCCATGGTAGCGGTGGTTTAGTGGTATTGTTGGTTTAAAGGTTTAGTTTCAGGAGGAAATTCACGAGGATCGCAGCCACTGTAATACCCGCCAGCCAGGTAATCAGCTGCGTGCCATTCCTGACCCAGGCCAGCCGGTCGGCCACGATAGCCGCAAACAGGGCCATCAGGGGCAACAGGGCAGGGTACATCAGGAAGGATTCGATCAGTTCGCCACGCAGCAGGAGGGCAACAGCGCGTTGGAGGCCGCAGCCGGGGCACGAAATGCCCAGGATTTGCTGGCTCAGGCAGGGGAGCATGTCGGCTTCGGAAAAAATGGCTAATTGTATCATAGGGAAAAGACCGTCCCGGGATTTCCGAACGGTAAATTACTATTATTTTTGGGCAATGAAAATAAAACCCACCATTTATTTGGTCGCCGCCAATGCCCCCGCGGCCGGGGTAACCTCTAATCCCGAGGACGATGGAAAGCATTGAACCGGGCGATCGGGTCCAGTGGCTGGATGAAGACCTGGAGGGCGTGGTCCTGTCGGTCACCCCGGAGGGAATTCGCGTTCGCACCCCGGACGGGTTTGAAATGACGGCAGCCCCTGAGGCCGTCGTCCGTATCCCGCAAGGTGCCTCCCTGCCGGTACCCCCTTCGGCGGCCTCGGAGAAGCCGCAGGAAAAGCCGAATCGGAAGGGACTCCGGACCGGAAGCAAAAAGGCGCGCTACGCCCCGGCCCTGGAGGTGGACCTGCACATCGAAAAAATTCACCCGGCCCCGCAGCGCCTGGACACATATGAAATCCTCGATATACAAATGGAAACCGCGCGCCGCCAGCTGGAGTTTGCCCTGAGCAAACGAATCCAGAAAGTGGTATTTATCCACGGGGTGGGCCAGGGGGTGCTCAAGGCCGAATTGCGGACGCTTTTCCGCCGATACGACCACCTGAAAGTGCGGGAGGCCGATTACCGCTCCTACGGCCTGGGCGCCACGGAAATCTATATCCCCCAGGAGGCTTTTAACTAGAAGTCAATTGCTGGATTCGGAATTCAATTGGAAGATGTGGTAACCGTCCCGAATTCCTCCACGCTGATATTGGTGAGGCGCTCCCCGTTGGAGGTGATAAACGACACTCCGGCCAGGCGGATTTCGTGTGTGAAGAGCGTGGTATCCGCGGCGTCCCGGACCGTGGTGATCAGGACGCTCCCCGCTTCGGCTTCTACCTCCTGCAGTACCACCGGGGTTGCCGGGGGGATTTCCCCGCAGAAATACGAACTGCTGACGGCATCGTCGAACAGGCGGTAGGTCAGCTGGGAATTTCCCGGGATTGCCGATTCGATTTCGCCCCCGGAATCCGCATTTGCCAGCAGGCCGCTTTCGAGTTGCAGGATCAGCGCTTCGGAATTGTCGATTTTGAAGAATAGCTCCGTCGCGGTGGTTGCCGTACCGCAGTTCTGGATGGCAACCTCGTCAAAATCGATGGTTTCGATTTCGAGGTCCCCGCTGGAACAGGCAGACAGGAAACCGGCACAAAGAAATATCAGGGCTTTTTTCACAATGCCAAAGATACCTGAAATGACCCTGAATCTCCCAAGTGTCTCCCCGTAATTTTAGGAGGATTTAACTAATTTCGGTACTTTTGGCCTGTTAAAAACCAAGCTTTGCGCGCCATGGAAAAAGTATATCTGGACAATGCGGCAACCACCTGTATCCGGGAAGAAGTAATCGCTTCCATGTGCGAAGCCCTGGAGGGTTGCTACGGAAACCCATCCTCTACGCATTCCTTTGGCCGGAGCGCCAAAACGGGCATCGAAAAGGCGCGGAAGACCATCGCGGCCCGCTTGGGTGCCCGCCCTGGTGAGATCATCTTCACTTCGGGGGGTACCGAGGCCGATAATATGATCCTGCGGTGCGCTGTCCGCGACCTGGGGGTCCGGACCCTGATTACCACGCGCATCGAACACCACGCTGTTTTGCACACCGCCCAGGCACTGGCCGGGGAATCCGGTATCCGGCTGGAGTATGTCCCCCTGGACGCGGACGGCAACCCCCGGCTGGAAGCCCTCGAAAAATTACTGCAGGCCGATGACAGCCGGAAGCTCGTTAGCCTGATGCACGTCAACAACGAAATCGGCAACCTGACCGACCTGCAGGCGGTTTCCGCGATCTGCCGCCAACACGGGGCATTGTTCCATTCGGATACCGTGCAATCCATCGGGCATTTTCCCTGGGACGTACAGCAAACGCCGGTGGATTTTGCCACTGCTGCGGCCCACAAGTTCCACGGCCCGAAGGGTGTCGGATTTGCTTACATCCGCAAGGATACGGGATTGGGCCCCCTGATTTTGGGCGGGTCACAGGAACGCGGGTACCGGGCCGGGACCGAGGCCTACCACAACATCCTGGGCCTGGAGACCGCCCTGGAGGCCGCCTACGCTAACTTGGAACAGGAAAGGGAACACATTGTGGGACTTAAAAAATACTTCATCGACAAGCTTCGTGATTCCATCCCGGGGGTGGCTTTTAACGGTCTGTCGGCCGATCCCGAAAGGAGCACCTATACGCTGGTCAATGTGCGGTTGCCGCTGAGCGAAGAACAGGGGCAGTTGCTGTTGTTCCACCTGGATTTGAAAGGTATTGCCTGTTCCAAAGGGAGTGCCTGCCAGTCCGGCAGTACGGGTGCCTCCCATGTCCTGGCGGAAATCCTCCCCGAGGAGGAAATGGCGAAGCCTTCCCTGCGCTTTTCATTTTCGCATTACAACGGGCGGGAGGAACTGGACTATACGGTGGGGGTTTTGAAAGAATTTGTGGAATCCCAGGTGGGCAAGGCGGTCTAGCTTGCCGGAGGTCTTTTTTCTTTAACGGCCTTCCTTGTCGTAGGGGAATTTCCGGGCCGCCTTCTTCATCATCTTGTCGATCAAATCGTCGGTGTCCTTGCCGGATTTCCGGCTGATTTCCTGCTCGTATTTCCAGATGAGTTTTCCGGATTTCCCGTCGCTGATCTTGATGCCGATCCTGCCGTAGTCGGCATCGCCCAACAGGTAGTCCAGAAAACTGAAGTCAGAGGGGACACCATCGGAAAGCAATACGTTGACATCCAGGTTCCCGCTGATGATGCCGTCCACTCCCAGGATGTCCGCGAGTTCCCGGATCGTATACCGGTCGATGTTGTCGTATGAGATGTCGTTCTGGGCAAGCAGCGCGTTCGTATCCTTGCTGTTCTGGAAGTCCACGCTGAATTTTTTGCGTTTTTTGCCACGCCCGAAATAGGTTTCCAGGGCATCCTGCACGGCATACCCCTCCTTTTGCTCCAGGCGGTGCTTTTCGCTCCGGCTGAGCTCCTCATCCAGGTCCAGGTGGGTGAAGAACGGGATGATGGCAAGCACCTGGTGGTCCTGGCTCAATTCGTCAAAACGATTGCTCTGGAAGATGTTTTTCTGGGCAACTGCATTCGCAGTACCCGCGATTATCAGGAAGGCTACCAGCAAATTTTTCATAGAGGCAACACGGGGTTGGGGTGTTGGATATCCGGCAACGTGTTGGGCCGGATGCAATTATGCTGCAAAAGTACGCAAAAATACGGCTTATCACAACCCGGCGCGTACCTTCTGGCAGGGGAGGTTACCGCCGGAAAAAGGTCGCCCAATACCGGCTTATATTCCCCGCGTTGTCGGTTACTTCCACCTCCAGTTCACACTCCCGGGCATCGCCGATACGATCGTCGAAGTTATAGGTGATTGTACCGTCCTTGGGCTCGTATTCCATCAGGATCCACTTGCCGTTCAACGTGGCCGAATAGGAAGCGATGCCGCTGAGGTCGTCTGCAATCCGAAGGCTCAGGTAGCGATAGTTGGTAAGCCACTGCCGGTGCTTGAAATTGCGGGGCCGGATCGTGGGGGCAAGGGTATCGGTAGCCAGGGTAAATTCCCCGAGTTCCCTGCTGCGCATGCTGAAGGTGTTGCCCCTTTTGTACGTCCGGGTGTATCCGGGGTTGCCCCTCGAATCCAGCCGGGCGATAAACATCCGGGCGCGATCGGCCTCCGGGATGTGCGAAACATCAAAACTCAGGGTGAAATTCCGGTGGAGGGGCACGGTGGGCTTATGCAGTTTCACTGTATCCCCGTCGCTTCCAAGTTCCAGGTAGGTGTTCTGATAAAAGCTGCCGGCCGGAAAATAGGCCTGCGCCCTGCCCAGGTCAAAGCTCGCGGGTTTATCCGCCCGGATGAAGTAGGGGGTTTTCAGCTCATCCCCCCCGGACGGGGTTCCCGATTCGCCCCGCACCGGAACGGTCAGGATGGTTTCGTTCCCTGCCAGATCCGAGATTTCGATCCGTATTTCGTGCCGGCTCCCGGGCGATACCCGGATCTTCCCGTCGTCCTTGATTTCCTGATAGAGGCTGAGCCGGTTGCCGGAATCCCGGAAGCATTTCTGCACCCGCCGGTTGGTCGTGGCGTAGTACGGATAGTCGATCAGCGTATTGATGTACCGGGTTTCCCCGAAGGAGAATTTTTCAAAAACCAAATCCGTGCGGGTAGCCCCATCCACTTCCTGTCGAATGCGGTACACCCCGTTGCGGTTGGCTGCCAGGTCCTGCCGGTCGTAGGCCTGTACGCCGAGGCCAATGGTCCCGGAGGCCACCAGGGTATCCGCCAGGTAGGTGCCGTCTGCCTGCCTGCGCATCTGCAATTCCACGCGTTGGCCAACCCCGTTAACGTGGGCCCCATCGGACAGCGGGTAGGCAAATGCCGCCTCCAGGGTCGGGTTGGTGGCATCCCTGACGTCGATACCGTACAAGAGGGGGTTTGTGGGTTTCTCATCCACGCTGCTCCGGATTTCAAAATGCAGGTGCGGCCCCGAGGAACCCCCGGTATTGCCGGTATAGGCAATGATATCCCCTTTTTTAACAGGTACTTCCCCGTAGTCCGGAAAGGTCTCCACCTCATAGGAACGGCGTTTATACTGCAGGTCCTTGACGTATTCCTCAATGCCCGGGCCGTATTTCTGCAAGTGCGCATAGACGGAGGTATATCCGTTGGGATGCGCAATGTACAGGGCTTTTCCGTACCCCCAATGCCCAACCTTAATCCGGCTGACCGTACCATCCGCAATGGCCCGGACCGGCAGGCCCTGGCGTTGCTGGGTCTTGATGTCGATGCCCGCATGGAAGTGGTTTGAGCGCAACTCCCCGAAAGTCCCAGCCAGGATGATGGGGATATCCAGAGGGGGGTCGAACCGGGTTTCGGCCGGGGCGTATTGCGCCGGGGCATACAGGGATGCCAGTAGGAATAGCAAGGGGAGGATACGAGTCATAGCAAGGGAATTCCCTGCGAAATTAAGGATTCGGGCCGCAATAATGCAACATCGGGTAAAAACGAAGCCTGCGGGTGGCGTATGCCCCGCCGTCAGCGGCTTTACGCGCCGCAGGGGCGGAATAGTTGCAAAAAGTATTGCGAAGTCGCCCCCGGAGTGTTAACTTTGTGTAAATGCATTGAATTCTGCCCGGTGAGCGAAATGGTCGACATCGTTGACTCCCTCGAGAACAAGATCAGCAAGCTGTTGCGGAAACTCGAGTTGCTGCAACAGAGCAGGAAGAACTTGGAAGGGGAAGTTGCCGCGCTTAAGGAAGCGCGGGATACCGCCCGGGAAGCAGCCGACAAGTGGGAAGAGAAATACAATTCCCTGAAAATGGCGAATTCGATGCTGGGCAGTGAAACCAACAAATCAGAAGCCAAGCTCAAAATAAATGCGCTAATCAGGGAATTGGACCAGTGCATCGTTCAATTGGCTGAATAGCGACCAAGTTCAAACAAATGACCGAGAGGCTCAAGATAAAGCTATCCATAGCGGATCGCGTATACCCGCTGACGATCGACCCGGCCCAGGAAGAGGGCCTTCGGAAGGCGGCCAAGAATATTGAGCAACTCGCCAAAA
This genomic window from Robiginitalea biformata HTCC2501 contains:
- a CDS encoding M23 family metallopeptidase; translation: MTRILPLLFLLASLYAPAQYAPAETRFDPPLDIPIILAGTFGELRSNHFHAGIDIKTQQRQGLPVRAIADGTVSRIKVGHWGYGKALYIAHPNGYTSVYAHLQKYGPGIEEYVKDLQYKRRSYEVETFPDYGEVPVKKGDIIAYTGNTGGSSGPHLHFEIRSSVDEKPTNPLLYGIDVRDATNPTLEAAFAYPLSDGAHVNGVGQRVELQMRRQADGTYLADTLVASGTIGLGVQAYDRQDLAANRNGVYRIRQEVDGATRTDLVFEKFSFGETRYINTLIDYPYYATTNRRVQKCFRDSGNRLSLYQEIKDDGKIRVSPGSRHEIRIEISDLAGNETILTVPVRGESGTPSGGDELKTPYFIRADKPASFDLGRAQAYFPAGSFYQNTYLELGSDGDTVKLHKPTVPLHRNFTLSFDVSHIPEADRARMFIARLDSRGNPGYTRTYKRGNTFSMRSRELGEFTLATDTLAPTIRPRNFKHRQWLTNYRYLSLRIADDLSGIASYSATLNGKWILMEYEPKDGTITYNFDDRIGDARECELEVEVTDNAGNISRYWATFFRR